In Fundulus heteroclitus isolate FHET01 chromosome 16, MU-UCD_Fhet_4.1, whole genome shotgun sequence, a single genomic region encodes these proteins:
- the LOC105936168 gene encoding proton channel OTOP2, producing the protein FKTYFLWTHAKDCVQQHTNFTRCGLTLTLSTNLVVWMAAVTEESIHQTAIPDWNISVSNKLYRASYGEQTCRCSHSACETFKGAFYYLYPFNIEYSLFAAAMAYVMWRNVGRVVGHRSHRKVKFQLKDMYFGPVLGFLLAIAGLVTFILYEVYIQQGGGEERNLALLIHFVMNVVIVSLLSISTVIGCVLYRLDHRERVSGENPSRSLDVGLLVGSSLGQLIISYFTTVAMVATEARGHLRALNLSWAVLLVLQLGLQNYFIVEGLNREPFHLIQMAAMHTNAQTVQDHIAIQVAIDRNGSNCVQTPGSVEPNWKRRAMKEVCAFLLLGNIILWIMPAFGARPQFDYSVMLNFYSYTVWTAIVNTGLPFAIFYRMHSSASLLEVYLSS; encoded by the exons tttaagacttactTTCTGTGGACTCATGCAAAGGACTGCGTGCAGCAACACACTAATTTTACAAG GTGCGGTCTGACTCTTACGCTTTCAACTAATCTGGTGGTGTGGATGGCAGCTGTGACGGAGGAATCTATTCACCAAACCGCCATTCCAGACTGGAATATTAGTGTCTCAAACAAGCTATACAGAG ctAGCTATGGTGAGCAGACGTGTAGATGCAGCCACTCGGCATGTGAGACCTTCAAAGGGGCCTTTTATTACCTGTACCCTTTCAACATAGAGTACAGTCTCTTTGCTGCTGCCATGGCCTACGTCATGTGGAGGAATGTAGGCCGAGTTGTGGGGCATCGAAGCCACCGCAAAGTTAAATTCCAACTTAAGGACATGTATTTTGGACCGGTGCTGGGGTTTCTCCTGGCGATCGCAGGACTCGTTACATTCATATTGTACGAGGTGTACATACAGCAGGGCGGAGGAGAAGAGAGAAATCTGGCCCTGCTCATTCACTTTGTTATGAATGTGGTGATTGTGAGCCTGCTGTCAATTTCCACGGTGATCGGCTGCGTTCTCTACAGACTGGACCATAGAGAACGCGTTTCGGGGGAAAACCCCTCTCGCAGCCTGGATGTGGGGTTGCTAGTGGGATCCTCACTGGGGCAGTTAATCATCAGTTATTTCACGACTGTGGCCATGGTGGCGACAGAGGCCAGAGGCCACCTGAGGGCTCTGAACCTGAGCTGggctgtgctgctggtcctcCAACTTGGcctgcagaattattttatcgTCGAAGGCCTCAACCGGGAGCCCTTCCACCTCATTCAGATGGCAGCTATGCACACAAATGCTCAGACTGTCCAAGACCATATAGCGATACAGGTTGCTATTGACCGAAATGGTTCCAACTGTGTTCAAACTCCCGGTTCAGTTGAGCCCAACTGGAAGAGAAGAGCTATGAAGGAGGTCTGTGCCTTTCTCCTGTTGGGTAACATCATT CTCTGGATCATGCCGGCATTCGGCGCTCGTCCTCAGTTTGACTACTCTGTAATGCTGAACTTCTACAGTTACACTGTGTGGACCGCGATAGTGAATACTGGACTTCCATTTGCCATCTTCTACAGGATGCACTCTAGTGCCAGCCTCCTCGAAGTTTACTTGAGCTCCTAA